In Myxocyprinus asiaticus isolate MX2 ecotype Aquarium Trade chromosome 12, UBuf_Myxa_2, whole genome shotgun sequence, the DNA window gcagccatcataccgctcaggaaggagtcgcattctgtttcctagagatgaacgtagtttggtgcgaaaagtgcaaatcaatcccagaacaacagcaaaggaccttgtgaaggtagacaagtatgtatatctacagtaaaacgagtcctatatcgacataacctgaaagactgctcaggaaggaagaaaccactgctccaaaactgccataaaaaatccagactacagtttacaagtgcacatggggacaaagatcttactttctggagaaatgtcctctggtctgatgaaacaaaaattgaactgtttggccataatgaccatcgttacgtttggaggaaaaagggtgaggcttgcaagccgaagtacaccatcccaaccatgaagcatcatgttgtgggggtgctttgctgcaggagggactggtgcacttcacaaaatagatggcatcatgatgaaggaaaattatgtggatatattgaagcaacatctcaagacatcagccaggaagttaaagctcggtcgcaaatgggtcttccaaatggacaatgaccccaagcatacctccaaagttgtgtcaaaatggcttaaggacaacaaagtcaaggtactggagtggccatcacaaaaccctgacctcaatccgacagaaaatttgtgggcagaactgaaaaagcgtgtgcgagcaaggaggactacaaacctgactcagttacaccagttctgtctggaggaatgggccaaaattccagcaacttattgtgagaagcttgtggaaggctacacaaaacatttgacccaagttaaacaatttaaaggcaatgctaccaaatattaacaaagtgtatgtaaacttctgacccactgggaatgtgatgaaagaaataaaagctgaaataaatcattctctctactattattctgacatttcaaattcttaaaataaagtactgaccctaaatgacctaagacagggaatgttttctattattaaatgtcaggaattgtgaaaaactgagtttaaatgtatttggctaaggtgcatgtaaacttctgacttcaactgtatatatacaccgatcagccacaacattaaaaccacctgcctaatatcatgtaggtccccctcgtgctgccaaaacagctctgacccgtcgaggcatggactccacaagacctcggaaggtgtcctgtggtatctggcaccaagaagttagcagcagatcctttaagtcctgcaaGTTGCGTGGtgaggcctccatggatcagacttgttgatccagcacatcccatagatgctcaatcggattgcgatctggggaatttggagcccaattcaacaccttgaactatttgtcatgttcctcaaaccattcctgaacaattttttgaAGTTTGGCAGGGCacgttatcctgctgaaagaggccactgccatcagggaatactgctgccatgaaggggtgtacgtggtctgcaacaatctttaggtaggtggtacgtgtcaaagtaacatccacatgaatgccaggacccaaggtttcccagtagaacattgcccagagcatcacactgcctccgccggcctgccttcttcccatagtgcatcctgctgccatctatTGCCCAGGTAAACAACGCATACCCacccggctgtccacatgatctaaaagaaaatgtgattcatcagagcaggccaccttcttccattgctccatggtccagttctggcgctcacgtgcccattgtaggcgctttcggcggtggacggGGTCAGCATGGACACTCTGACCGGTctacggctacgcagccccatacacagcaagctgcgatccactgtgtgttctgacacctttctatcatggccagcataaggtttttaagcaatttgtgtttcagtagctcttctgtgggatcagactagatgggctagccttcgctccccacgcgcatcagtgagcctttggcgcccatgaccctgtcaccggttcaccgtttgtccttccttggaccacttttggtaggtactaaccactgcataccgggaacacctcacaagacctgccgttttggagatgctttgacccagtcgtctagccatcacaatttggcccttgtcaaagtcgctcagatccttacgcttgctcatttttcctgcttccaacacatgaaattcaagaaccgAATGTTCACTTGCACCTGATATATCACACCCCTTGACAAGTGCCATTGTAACGATATAATCAATCTTATTCACTTCACCAGTCAGtagatttaatgttgtggctgatcagtgtatgaatATAAATAAAGACACAAATCTTGGTAAACCAGTCTCTAATTTTCACACACTTCCATACACTAGCACATCTCAGGTGTGAAAATTTACCTGTAGATAGGTGAGTGGGTTGAGAGGCGTTTGGTTCTGTGGCAGTGGGACGCCCAGAGAGTGCCCCTGGGGTAACAACAGTGGCCCCACTCCTAGTAAACTATGTAGACTGTTAATGTTACCCAGAGCTGCAAGGTCACCTGCACAGAGAGTGAGAAGAGAACAACAAAATTTTATGGACTTTTTTGAATATTTTGGACTGTGAATAAGTTCaaagacatcataaaaaaaagtgttatttcaCTTCAATATCTAGTCAATATCTGCATGTTTCTTGTGCCAAAAATGCGAACTTaggcctatttaaaaaaaaaaaaaagagagaaattgaATATTTTGACCCATTTGTTAGGAAATGTGATCTTTTCAATTATGTCACTCATGTCTCTCAACCCAAAACAGTGTAGCACATCAACATCACTGCAGTTGGCATTCTGCACGCCGCCACACAGACCACAGTTCTGGCAGAGAGCTCTGCATCAGCAGTTTTCACGGTTCTGCACAGAGATACTCATCGAGCGCTGTCACTGCtgcagccaaacttttttctgaaGAATAGACTCAAGTCTCCTTCAGTCTTATCCCATCCAGCAGGCAGGTACCGAATGGTCTCTCTGAATGACGCTGCTCAGTCAGCTGAGATGTCAGTTTGGGTATAACATCCCGCCGGGCACACAGCCCGTAGAACGTCAATGTAATGCCACTGGGCAGGATGTCCAACTTCAAGTGATTTTGATACTCACACTGCACAGCCCAAAACTGCAGTACCAAGATAAATCTCACTTTTTGGGGCAGTGGAGGACAGGCAGATCGCCAAACTAGAAGGAAATTGGCAGCGGTTGCTTGTTCATAGCACTGACAGCCTCAAGGTTCTGCTTTGCATCACATAGATTCAGTAACTAGAGATGCACTACAATTTCAGCTGCAGAAAATGCCATTGTCAGGTTTTTTAAATGGGAATAAAGGCCGGAAGTCTTGGTCAAAATTTTTCCTCATCGCCAGAAGTGCTAATCTTTGAAAAACAACAATTTACTCACCAAGAACCCCAGGTGCAAGTAGAGGGTGCAGGAAAttaggtgtgtgggtgtgtttgtccTGCTCAGTCAGGGGGTCACACACTTCCTGGCCTGTAGTGGGCACCAGGGGGGCACAGGACACAGAGGTAGAAACTAGAGTAGGACTGGACAGAGTCCCCTAAAAaccacacacatatacaatatgtatatatattagacTCGATGCATGTTACCATCAAATAATCATGGCTCAATGAACATCTCATAGTTCAGGGGTTCCCAACCTTCCTTCTGTTGAACCCTAATGACCTAAAGTTTtacttgatatttaaaaaaagataatgtTAACCTACCGACTAATTAAGTTaactaatttattattttcttataagaccaaagcattaaaatgtatttgtacatttgacattaaaacttatatattttttaaaaaataataaaattgccATTTCTGGGTTAATCTCAAAGAGAAATGTTCAAGTTGTATTTTTTGGTAAATTCTTTTTATTAAAACCTGCATGAATTAAATTCAGTAATAAATTCAGTAAAGCAAATACTGCCAATGATGTATACTTACTTACAATtgtcatttacaatttaaatatagcaTTTTTCCCCCCATGACAGCAATGAGAATGATATTTAAGTGGGCTACTGTGAATTGTGAGTGGgatgtttaaatataattattgttttgaaaggtcataatgcaaaaaaaataattataatggttttaaaaataggcttaattttatactaattataatttataatttctttcttttgaatatGTCATTACAATATGACAGATTTAGATTCACCCTTCTATCACAATCTTAAAAACCCCCTGCAGTTCCATCACAAGCCACTAGAGGGCACATCCCGGTTGGGAAACCCTGCTGTAGCAGAAGGATGCACCAATGGAAGGCATGCAgactgtgtgtgcacatgtgaggCATGCAGTTGCTGTGCGTCTGTGCATATACCTGAGAATGAGGCGGGGGGGATGGCGTGTGGTTGGAGAGGGGTTCAGTCTGAGCGAGAGCAGCGACCAGCAGCGAGGGGTTGAGGGAGAGGAAGGCACCTGGGGGAGGGGCGAGAGGGGTGGAAAGGAGGAGTGACTGGCCGTCTGTGGGGGGTGCTAGAGTTTGAAGGGCCTCCAAGAGCCCCGGCCCCAACAGGAGAGAGTCCAGTAGAGCAGGCGTCTTCTCCAGAGACACTCCATCCGCAAACAACTGTTGCTGTGGCGTGGGAATCTCCAGATTGAGTGGTAATGGCAACATGCCACCAGGATTCTGCCCAAGCAGTAGAGATGCCATGAGGAGGGCCTGAAGCCCAGGGGGCTTGTCACCCTCTTCCATCCCTGGTGGATTTAACAGACTCACAAGGTTGAGAGGAAGCTCACCCTGGGTGCCAAGCGTGGAGGGCAGCACATTGAGAGGAGAGTTCAAGATGCCACTGGCAGGCTGTACCGGTTGCTGGGGTTGGGTGCCTCCTGTCACAGAGGGCTGGCTGCCTGTCCAGACCCCTAAAGGCAGGGAGCCCAGGAAGGGCGGCAGCAAGGAGGGTAGTCCGGCATTGGAGGATAAAAGCTGGAGGAGTTGTTCTTGGTTCATGAAGGGGAAGGCCTCAGCCAGTGGCAAGGACACAGCAGGGTCAGCGGTGAGGTTGGAGAGGTCGGAAGTGGGGGCAGTGGGCAAAGAGAGGCTGTGGTCCGAGTCACAGCTACCCAGCAGTCTTGTGTCTGGCTGATCTACGGTGTCTGCGGGACCTGAAAAAAAAGAGAACTCAAATGTGTGAAAATGGTCATCCAGATGATACACTTTAGGTAGATTTGTTTGTGATTTAATGCCATACCACCTTCTGTGGCTATTTTCATGgctaaaaacaagtaaaaatacaaaaaaatgcatCTTCTGGTAGATATATAAGGCTGTTTTCACACCTGGTCTGAACTGAAGTttggttttatatatttattttatattttttactacAAAAAACTTGGGCCTGTCTGCCATGGATGCATGGTGTTTGTGAACCCAAGTTTGGAACACAGCTTTCATGCCAACCCAAACCGAAAATCTTACCTTCGGTTTCCACAGCTTGATTGTGGTTTGACTGGTGGGGATGGTTTATTTGGTAGGTGTTGTGGTCAGGAGAAGTCCCTGTTGTTTTGAGTCCACAATCTTTCTCTGGGAGAGAGGGCAAGCAGGACTCTGAGGACATCTGGTTTACCATGCTTATAACTGAACTGCTGAGGTCCGGCTGTGTGCCCGTTTGGGGCTGGCTCAAGTTCAGGATGGTGTTGCTGGAGGCTGTTTTGAGGTTCATGGTTGTCTCATTACCCATCAGAGGAAAGGGCTGCGATGGGGACAGCTGGGCAGAAGGTTCAGGCATGGGCACTGGGCTTTGGGGTTGAGGATGCAGAAAGCGTAACGTGGGCTGGCTGTCGCATTGGGGTGTCTGTGGAGTGATGGGTCTTGGTGAAGGGGACAGGTGTGTATGTCTGTTGCTAGGCATGGCAGCGGTGCTGCAGGACTGCTGGGCTGCGTTTTGCGCATTCTGCATGCTAAGAAGCTGAAGCAGTGCGGAGAGAGGCTGGGATGGAGAAAGGGAGGAAAGTGGGTGGGAATTAGCAAGTCCCGGCTTCTTGCCTTCCTCTGAATCCTGCAACCTAAGAGTGCTGTTCGTGTAGGAGGCGTTTGGTAAAGAGGCATTTGGAGGAGTGACATGGAGCCGGTGGTTGTCCGAGTAAGGGATTGGAGGAGAGGAAGGTGAAAGGGTTGGAGAGATGAGGAGAGGCGGTGTGGACAGATCTCCGGAGGTCTGACTCAACTGAGATTCTTTGTGCATGTTCAGTACGGTGGGCATGCAGCGTTGTCGTTTGCGGTGAGAGGTTTTCTCAGCAACAGCATGTGGACTCTGGGAGAGGGAAGGGGAGTGTGAGCGTAGCATGGCAGTTAGGGACTGTGCTCTGGTGGAGTTGGGGTGGAGGCTACTGTTTAAAGTGCTAATCAATACCTTGGACTGCTGCTCCTTGTCCAGGCCCATGAGAGGGAGTACAGACAGCGCATCAGCTGCGTTGAGCTGGCTCTGGGATTTCTGGTTGGCCAGCTGGGCTTTGGCGGCTGCAGAAAGGAGGCTGCTGGCCGGGAAAGAGCTACTGACGTGCTGCTGGCTCTTCTGTTGGCTGAGAATCTGTCCTAAAGGATGCCCAAGCAGGCCTGGGGCTTGAGCAGAGTTCAGTGGGCTTGCAGTTGCCCCATTCCTCTTTTCACCAGGGTTAGGGTTGGCAGACGACAGGGCCTGTGACATTTGATGGTTACTTTGGTTGCTAAAGATGGTGGAGTTAGTGTTGGAGCTGTTGTTGGTGATATTACAGTCTTTGTAGTGCTGCAAGATGCCCTCCAGGCGACTGCAAGGGCTGGCGGGGGTGACAGGGAGCTTGGAAGAGGAGCATGGCATGGTGGGTGGCGACAGTTTGACCCCCGGGATGAGGATGGATCCTGGCGCTCCCTGCTCAGAAAGAGAAGAGGTTGACGAATGGCGAGAACGCTGGCGGGGTGAGAAGGTGTCCTGGTGTGAGGGTGAAGAGCAAACAGAAAGAGGTGGGGGCGACTTCACACTTGCTCCCTGCGAGTTTGGTGGATGCATTCGACTAACCAGAGCTGAGGATGAAGAGGGGCATGGCGAAAAGGAGTTGGGGAGCAGGTGGTTGTTGGGAGATGTAGAGTTGTGCACTGTTATTTGGAGGATGCTTTGGGAGTGGGGTGGATGAGAATGAGGGTTCCACTGATGTTTCACGTAAGCAGGCGCATTGCTGCCCATTGGTGTTTGTGTCATGGGCTTCTTTAAGGTTGAGTTTTGTTCTGGGGGCCGTGAGATGGGAGTGCGGCTAACAGAACCGTTTTGCAGAACAGAACGAGGAGAGGTCAGTGGAACGTTGATGCTGTTAGATTTGGGCTGGTTGTGTCTCGGATGAGAGTAAGTGCAGTGGGAGCTATCTCCGTGAGCCACATTAGATCCTCTCGGCTCCCTGACATCCACTGAGCATACAACACCCCCTTAAACAAACAAGCAGATGGCACAACTTACCTTACTGAACACAGCGGTACATGTATATGATACTCAGATACAACTGGTTCATATTTGCGAATTGcacaatctttaaaaaaatataacttAGACGTTGCATTTGAAATTAATAGTGAATTGAACATAGAAGATATTGTTACTCACTGAAAATTATACATTATGTATACTGTATTAATTTTAGGCATTCAGTGGATTCACCTCGATTGCCACTCCAATTAGTTCAGCTTTAACTTTCAGTTTAGTATGTTACATTCTCCTGTTTACAATGTGCCCAAGGTTTTCATTCATGAAGgtggagtgacaataaagtgatttgatttgagatagACTGTGAGTGGTTGTATGCTGCTGGGTATTTTATGACATTATCTATGGAATAATGTCCACATATTTGGAAATAACTGGACAATAATTTGCTTTTTGCTCGACAAGCTGTTAAAAAGACTAAACAGATCTAAAGAGCAACCatgttttggaataatgtaaggTTAAGGTATTAAGATGCAAACCTGTGGCATGAGCCGACGGGGTGAGTTGTGAGGGCTGCATGCTTTGGCATAGTGCTGCCATGGCGTCAACTTTCCTGCGATGGTTGCAGAGTTTGGTCATGTCTTCCTCAACCTTACCTGTCTGATGACCAGGAGCTTGAACCATCGCAGCAGGGTCAAAGTTAAAGACCTGCATCAATTTAGAAATACACATGGTAAATAATGAGTTACTTGGTTATTAAATTGGACTAGAATCATGTAGAAAAACCATGTATAGTTCAAATAAATTCAGGGTAATGTGGTGGCATGGAGTGATCTCACCTTATTTGGGACAAGCGGGCACTCAAGTCCACACTTACACGTGCCATCTGTCCGCAGATACACCCTCACCTCGTCCACAGTTAGCAGGACTGTACCACTTGGGCTAGATGAGGTcagaagagatgagacaagaggAAAGGAGGTGAAAAAAGGATTGATTTGACATTGTAGACTGACAGCACTTTAAGGATTTCATGCAAAAACTAAGAGCTGTTCTCCAAAGGTAATTTGAAGTCACAATAAGAAATGCTTTagaccaggggttggcaacctatggcacgtgtgccagcattggcatgcggagggtaatcactggcacgccagcaatggcgagagaggagtagactattttatttatataaattccgcatcagcattccaatctacatcttgatgtaatccttcctcatgatcacgcagcatgttttcatcagctgaatgggagactaaacactattaaagtgtgtgcaagccattcgcgcatcacccGCTTTCTTTTGGTCAGGCTGCACGGATGACAGCCTATATTTcgtgttttatttgtttcttttcccgcttctctctcactgttgcttgcgtgctagtgattacatgattataaTGACATAACATAAGAAATATCTAAGATTctacacaatttcgtgatcagtaatcaaataagcaaatttgtgacattaactgttactcattttgtacaaaaggacaggttttctttcattaaagtacttaagatgctctgtgaaaattcacatgcaggatcatgattatatcataatcatcaggtttgGGGGATTCGGGAAACTGTTTGAAAATGGTCATCATTTTTGCCATTCTACTTGGTGaaactagtggcacagaaatgaaacACTTCAGCTTCAAGTTAGGTTAGTCATCTAGTTGTTCAGGCAACCCAACAACaaatcgattttgaaaatatattgttttggAAATCTTTAAAACAGATGTGTACCTGATGTAAGACACAGTCCCATTTTTCACCTTCCTCTGCCAGCCAACCGGGATCTGAGCGGTGAGCGTCGTACCTCCATCTTTATCTCCTGCCGCACTCTCACTGCCCCCCGTCATTTTCTGCTCACACACATCCAGCTCCTAAAGA includes these proteins:
- the LOC127449543 gene encoding methyl-CpG-binding domain protein 5-like, translated to MTGGSESAAGDKDGGTTLTAQIPVGWQRKVKNGTVSYISPSGTVLLTVDEVRVYLRTDGTCKCGLECPLVPNKVFNFDPAAMVQAPGHQTGKVEEDMTKLCNHRRKVDAMAALCQSMQPSQLTPSAHATGGVVCSVDVREPRGSNVAHGDSSHCTYSHPRHNQPKSNSINVPLTSPRSVLQNGSVSRTPISRPPEQNSTLKKPMTQTPMGSNAPAYVKHQWNPHSHPPHSQSILQITVHNSTSPNNHLLPNSFSPCPSSSSALVSRMHPPNSQGASVKSPPPLSVCSSPSHQDTFSPRQRSRHSSTSSLSEQGAPGSILIPGVKLSPPTMPCSSSKLPVTPASPCSRLEGILQHYKDCNITNNSSNTNSTIFSNQSNHQMSQALSSANPNPGEKRNGATASPLNSAQAPGLLGHPLGQILSQQKSQQHVSSSFPASSLLSAAAKAQLANQKSQSQLNAADALSVLPLMGLDKEQQSKVLISTLNSSLHPNSTRAQSLTAMLRSHSPSLSQSPHAVAEKTSHRKRQRCMPTVLNMHKESQLSQTSGDLSTPPLLISPTLSPSSPPIPYSDNHRLHVTPPNASLPNASYTNSTLRLQDSEEGKKPGLANSHPLSSLSPSQPLSALLQLLSMQNAQNAAQQSCSTAAMPSNRHTHLSPSPRPITPQTPQCDSQPTLRFLHPQPQSPVPMPEPSAQLSPSQPFPLMGNETTMNLKTASSNTILNLSQPQTGTQPDLSSSVISMVNQMSSESCLPSLPEKDCGLKTTGTSPDHNTYQINHPHQSNHNQAVETEGPADTVDQPDTRLLGSCDSDHSLSLPTAPTSDLSNLTADPAVSLPLAEAFPFMNQEQLLQLLSSNAGLPSLLPPFLGSLPLGVWTGSQPSVTGGTQPQQPVQPASGILNSPLNVLPSTLGTQGELPLNLVSLLNPPGMEEGDKPPGLQALLMASLLLGQNPGGMLPLPLNLEIPTPQQQLFADGVSLEKTPALLDSLLLGPGLLEALQTLAPPTDGQSLLLSTPLAPPPGAFLSLNPSLLVAALAQTEPLSNHTPSPPPHSQGTLSSPTLVSTSVSCAPLVPTTGQEVCDPLTEQDKHTHTPNFLHPLLAPGVLGDLAALGNINSLHSLLGVGPLLLPQGHSLGVPLPQNQTPLNPLTYLQLTMAPTLMGEKPVSLHETPPSQEELPSAQISQDSLLNPVQTTAQQREGSSGSGTGLFDPYSSFMDTIYTSFLQVSERTEGGSDSTPLTYPELPPILQQASAPPSLSPRRACSVHNPDLSRIGIEMAQSPARGTPKLSEDPSTPPPSKPAGADALSDAPLHPAFMEEAKMDGLANVCLYSNGIGSGMEGRGEKDDDENEEEDDERRLQGYLSPGERARREGGDDVNNRGTEQGRAEDMHTVSRRGRKRKQSLQRTPELPGGMDSIIEEPTAAMALLRPARSARGKRRRVIR